From Cydia fagiglandana chromosome 6, ilCydFagi1.1, whole genome shotgun sequence, the proteins below share one genomic window:
- the LOC134665006 gene encoding ubiquitin-conjugating enzyme E2-24 kDa isoform X1 has protein sequence MSGASGSGSGAGRGRGSSTVADNKEKENKPNPKMSKALGTSAKRIQKELAEITLDPPPNCSAGPKGDNLYEWVSTILGPPGSVYEGGVFFLDIHFSPEYPFKPPKVTFRTRIYHCNINSQGVICLDILKDNWSPALTISKVLLSICSLLTDCNPADPLVGSIATQYLQNREEHDRIARLWTKRYAT, from the exons ATGTCTGGTGCGTCTGGTTCAGGGAGTGGAGCGGGACGCGGCCGGGGCTCCAGCACTGTAGCGGACAACAAAGAAAAGGAAAATAAACCCAACCCTAAAATGTCGAAAGCTCTGGGTACATCGGCGAAGAGAATCCAGAAGGAACTAGCAGAGATCACACTAGACCCCCCTCCGAACTGCAGTGCGGGCCCTAAAGGAGACAACTTGTATGAATGGGTGTCAACTATTCTCGGGCCTCCTGGATCAGTATATGAAGGGGGTGTCTTCTTCCTTGACATACATTTCTCACCAGAATACCCTTTCAAACCTCCTAAG gTGACATTCCGGACTAGGATATACCACTGTAACATCAACAGCCAGGGGGTGATATGCCTGGACATACTCAAGGATAACTGGTCCCCTGCACTCACCATTTCTAAAGTCTTACTATCTATTTGTTCCTTGCTCACTGACTGCAATCCAG CGGACCCGTTGGTGGGCAGCATCGCGACGCAGTATCTGCAGAACCGCGAGGAGCACGACCGCATCGCGCGCCTCTGGACCAAGCGTTACGCGACATGA
- the LOC134665006 gene encoding ubiquitin-conjugating enzyme E2-24 kDa isoform X2 yields MSKALGTSAKRIQKELAEITLDPPPNCSAGPKGDNLYEWVSTILGPPGSVYEGGVFFLDIHFSPEYPFKPPKVTFRTRIYHCNINSQGVICLDILKDNWSPALTISKVLLSICSLLTDCNPADPLVGSIATQYLQNREEHDRIARLWTKRYAT; encoded by the exons ATGTCGAAAGCTCTGGGTACATCGGCGAAGAGAATCCAGAAGGAACTAGCAGAGATCACACTAGACCCCCCTCCGAACTGCAGTGCGGGCCCTAAAGGAGACAACTTGTATGAATGGGTGTCAACTATTCTCGGGCCTCCTGGATCAGTATATGAAGGGGGTGTCTTCTTCCTTGACATACATTTCTCACCAGAATACCCTTTCAAACCTCCTAAG gTGACATTCCGGACTAGGATATACCACTGTAACATCAACAGCCAGGGGGTGATATGCCTGGACATACTCAAGGATAACTGGTCCCCTGCACTCACCATTTCTAAAGTCTTACTATCTATTTGTTCCTTGCTCACTGACTGCAATCCAG CGGACCCGTTGGTGGGCAGCATCGCGACGCAGTATCTGCAGAACCGCGAGGAGCACGACCGCATCGCGCGCCTCTGGACCAAGCGTTACGCGACATGA
- the LOC134664996 gene encoding CD63 antigen-like, which yields MALGMGMSCVKYLLIAFNLLFAITGLIIFIVGIKAEMRLSPYIDFTDGHFWSSAPVVQIIVGVVIFIVAFLGCCGAFNENHCMIITFAVLLLATFIAELAVGIAGYANHTNLEQSIVRHLNESLKEYPTNKDVQRSWDIMQTDLFCCGVFGPKDWSNNTLPVPDSCCSAREVTNGAAAACNMDSADIHADGCLPKMLDILKDNAYLIGGVGLGIAFVPLLGVIFACCLARSIRSQYETV from the exons ATGGCTCTCGGAATGGGGATGTCGTGTGTTAAATACCTGCTTATAGCATTCAACCTGCTGTTTGCG ATCACTGGGCTGATCATCTTCATAGTGGGTATCAAGGCGGAGATGCGCCTGTCTCCGTACATTGACTTCACCGATGGGCACTTCTGGTCTTCGGCTCCGGTGGTTCAGATCATTGTTGGAGTTGTGATCTTCATTGTGGCCTTCCTGGGATGCTGCGGTGCCTTTAATGAGAACCACTGCATGATTATTACG TTTGCGGTGCTCCTCCTGGCGACGTTCATCGCCGAGCTGGCCGTCGGCATCGCCGGGTACGCGAACCACACCAACCTGGAGCAGTCCATCGTGCGCCACCTCAACGAGAGCCTCAAGGAGTACCCCACCAACAAGGATGTGCAGCGCAGCTGGGACATCATGCAGACTGAC CTGTTCTGCTGCGGCGTATTCGGCCCCAAGGACTGGTCCAACAACACCCTGCCCGTGCCCGACTCCTGCTGCAGCGCCCGCGAGGTCACCAACGGAGCCGCCGCCGCTTGCAACATGGACTCTGCTGACATCCACGCTGACGGCTGCCTGCCCAAGATGCTGGATATCTTGAAGGACAATGCTTATCTCATTGGTGGAGTGGGCCTGGGCATCGCTTTTGTACCG ctGCTCGGAGTGATCTTCGCTTGCTGCCTCGCTCGCTCCATCCGTAGTCAGTACGAGACCGTCTAA
- the LOC134665554 gene encoding CD63 antigen-like — protein MKIPSVKLPNIFKSVRYNLAAVNGIFVLTGALLLIVGVVVLVENIQYEDFLTNRFYAVPAFATAAGVLILLISVLGFYAALSEKFYIVAVYLAGLILILIIDIALTIAAYALVNDVNSEIRAPMASSLLLYDSRLDIAKLWDELHTEFECCGVVGVNDWQSTRIPISCCHIDYGTISPFNCTVALAYNNGCIVALGEWLSYNVFVLAVSALVVTSIQIVLTAIASWLTWRSRFATVELES, from the exons ATGAAAATACCGTCAGTtaaattacctaatattttcaAATCAGTGAGGTATAATCTTGCTGCAGTTAATGGAATTTTTGTG TTAACCGGTGCACTCCTCCTGATCGTTGGAGTAGTGGTCCTTGTGGAGAACATACAATACGAGGATTTCCTCACAAACCGATTCTACGCTGTACCAGCCTTCGCAACAGCTGCTGGCGTTTTGATATTGCTGATATCTGTTCTCGGATTTTATGCTGCGCTGTCGGAAAAGTTCTACATTGTCGCCGTG TACCTGGCCGGattgatattaatattaataatcgaCATCGCGCTCACGATAGCCGCGTATGCGCTGGTAAACGACGTCAACAGCGAGATCAGAGCACCCATGGCCAGCAGTTTACTGTTGTATGACTCCAGGCTGGACATTGCCAAGTTATGGGACGAATTACACACGGAG TTCGAATGCTGCGGCGTGGTCGGCGTGAACGACTGGCAATCCACCCGCATACCCATCAGCTGCTGCCACATCGACTACGGGACCATCTCTCCATTCAACTGTACGGTGGCGCTCGCGTACAATAATGGTTGTATTGTGGCTTTGGGAGAATGGCTTAGCTACAACGTGTTTGTATTGGCGGTTTCTGCGCTCGTCGTCACTAGTATACAG ATAGTGCTGACTGCAATCGCTTCGTGGCTCACGTGGCGGTCGAGGTTCGCAACTGTCGAGCTGGAGTCCTAA
- the LOC134665018 gene encoding tetraspanin-4-like: MWNKIYTSVKYSLITVNFLFLISGIIILSVGSSVQSAYNGYHEFLSERFFSLPAFCIATGVIIFLIAFFGFYGAYSENYYLIMAFAGAMVLMFIFQLSACIAGYALKSQTTVLVQTQLQNTMDLYGPNKNYEVTKLWDEVQEDFTCCGVLNASDWLQHLNTHESQGLPVSCCSRAFGVVTTFTCNVTSAYRTGCAEAFGAWTQSHAGAIGAAGVFLVLIQALAVGGAVWMAKISRAENAFP, translated from the exons ATGtggaacaaaatatatacaagtgTTAAATACTCTTTGATAACAGTGAATTTCCTGTTCCTG ATAAGTGGAATAATAATATTGTCGGTGGGAAGTTCCGTGCAGTCCGCTTACAATGGGTACCACGAGTTTCTCTCGGAGAGGTTTTTCTCTCTACCCGCATTTTGCATCGCCACCGGTGTCATCATCTTCCTCATCGCGTTCTTCGGCTTCTATGGAGCCTATTCGGAAAACTATTACTTAATAATGgcg TTTGCCGGCGCCATGGTGCTGATGTTCATCTTCCAACTGTCGGCGTGTATAGCGGGCTACGCGCTCAAAAGTCAAACGACAGTTCTAGTCCAAACGCAGCTCCAAAACACGATGGACCTGTACGGCCCCAACAAGAACTACGAAGTGACCAAGCTGTGGGACGAAGTGCAGGAAGAC TTCACCTGCTGTGGGGTCCTGAACGCCAGCGACTGGCTCCAGCACCTCAACACCCACGAGAGCCAGGGTCTCCCCGTCAGCTGCTGCAGCCGCGCGTTCGGTGTCGTCACCACGTTCACGTGCAATGTGACGAGCGCGTACAGGACGGGCTGTGCCGAGGCGTTTGGGGCGTGGACGCAGAGTCATGCGGGGGCTATAGGGGCCGCTGGAGTTTTCTTGGTTCTTATTCAG